The Mesoterricola silvestris sequence GGGGGCGGCAGGTGTTCACGGCGGATGTGCGCCGGCAGGACGGGGAGGTCCGGCACATCCTCTTCAGCAAGGCCCTGTGGATCGGGGCGGAGGGGGAGGTGGCGGGGTCGGTGTGCCAGTGCCAGGACATCACCGACTACCAGCGCCTGGAAACGGCGCACCGGGAGAGCGAGGCCCGCCTGCGGGCCCTGCTGGACGGGCTCCAGGAACGGGAAGCGCAGTTCCGGGCGCTGTTCCTGGCCGACAACGGCATCAAGCTGCTGCTGGCGCCCGAGGGGGGGTGGATCCTGGACGCCAACCCGGCCGCCGAGGCCTTCCTGGGCTACGACCTGGCCACCCTGCGCACCATGAACATCGCCCAGCTCAACGGCATGGCCGAACCCCAGCTCACCGAGGCCATGACCCGCATCGTCCTGGTGGGGGGGGAGAAGGTCCAGCGCACCTACCGGCTGGCTTCCGGGGAGACCCGGGAGGTGGAGGTGTACGCCGCGCCGGTGGAGGTGAAGGGCAAGACCTACCTCTGGGCGACCCTGCACGATATCACCGAGGGGGTGGCGGCGGAGGCGGGCCTGCGCACCACGGAGGGGCGCCTGGCGTCCCTGGCGGAATCCGTGGAGGCCATCGTCTTCCGCTTCGGCCTGGACGGGGCCTGCATGTACGTCAACAGCCACTACGGGCGCATCACGGGCCTGCCCGAGGCCCTGGTGCTCAACGGCAAGTGGGCCAAGGTCATCCACCCGGAGGACCGGGCGCGGATCCTGGAGGGCTGGAAGGCGGCGCGCAAGCTCCAGCAGGTGCACGAAACCGAATTCCGGCTGCTGAACGCCCCCGGGCAGGAGCTCTGGGTGCTGGGCAGGACGTCCCCGGAGCGGGACGCCGGGGGGAAGGTGGTGAGCTTCCTCACCACCTGCACCGACATCAGCCGGTTCCGCCGGGCCGAGGAGGCCCTGAGGCAGGCCTCCAAGCAGGAGAGCCTCGGGCTGTTGGCGGGAAGCATCGCCAATGATTTCAATAATATTCTTCAGGGGGTCTGGACCAGCCTGGATCTGCTGGAATCCTCCGCCGGGGACCCGGCCAGGACGGCCCAGGCCCTGGAATGGGCCCGGGGCTCCCTGGTGAAGGCCAAGCGCATCACCCAGTTCATCCAGCAGTACAGCGGCCAGGGCACCAGCGTGCCGGTGCCGGTGGATCTGGGGGCGCGGGTCCTGGAAATCTCGGCGGACCTGGCCACGGCGGGGATCCGGGTGGAGGCCGCCGCCGCCCCGGGGCTGCCCCGGGTGGTGCTGGACCCCGAGCAGCTGGCCCACGGCGTGAAGGCCATGGTGGTCAACGCGGTGGAGGCCATGGGGGACCACCCGGGCACCATCCGGGTCCTGGCGAGGCGGCCGGGGAGCTTCAACGCCGCCCAGGGGGTCTGGATCCTCCACCCGCAGCCGGGGGAGGCGGTGGAGCTGGTGGTGGAGAACGATGGGCCGGCCATTCCCCGGGAAGAGCTGCACCGCATCTTCGATCCCTACTTCACCACCAAGGAGGCGGGCCGGGGCCTGGGGCTCTCCTCGGTGCTGGGCATCGCCCGGGCCCACCGGGCCGGGCTCTGGGTGGAAAGCACGCCCGGATCCGGGGTGCGCATCCGGATCCTGTGGACGGTGGGGGGCCGGGTGGCGGTGGACCTGGCGCCCATCCAGGGGGGGCCGGGGGCCATCCTGGTGGTGGACGACGATCCGGAGGTGCTGCGGGTGGTTTCCCGGCTCCTGGAGGAGATGACGGGGCGCACCGTGCTGGTGGCCTCGGGCGGGGAGGAGGCGGTGGAGGTCTTCCGGGGCGCCGGGGCGGGGGTGAGCGTGGTCCTCATGGACGCCAACATGCCCGGCATGGACGGGACGACGGCCTTCCGGATGATCCGGGAGCTGCGTCCGGACATGCCGGGGCTGCTGTTTTCGGGCTGCGACACGGAGCAGGGCGAGGAACTGGCCCGCACCTACGGCTTCTCGGGGTTCATCAAGAAGCCCTTCGACGCGGAGGACCTGCGGCGGAGCTTCGAGGCGCTGCTACCTGCGGGCGCGAGAGGCGGAGGGACGGCCTCCGCCTGAGCCGGGGCGCCGGGCGCCGCCGGGGCGGGGTCCGCCCTGGCGCTGGCCGCCGCGGCCCTGGACGATGGGCTCGGCCTTGATGGTGGGGTCGGGCACGAAACCGGGCACCACCTCGGAGGGGAGGTCCCGCTTCAGGAGCTTCTCGATGTCCTTGAGGAGCCGGGCCTCGTCCACGCACACGAGGCTGAGCGCCTTGCCTTCGGTGCCGGCGCGGCCGGTGCGGCCGATGCGGTGCACGTAGTCCTCGGGCACGTGGGGGAGCTCGTAGTTGACCACGTGGGGCAGCTGGTCGATGTCCAGGCCCCGGGCGGCGATGTCGGTGGCCACCAGGACGGTGATGCGCCCGGCCTTGAAGTCCTCCAGGGCCTTGATGCGCTGGGGCTGGCTCTTGTTGCCGTGGATGGCCATGGAGGCGATGCCGTCGGTCTCCAGCTGCTCGGAAAGGCGGTTGGCGCCGTGCTTGGTGCGGCAGAAGACCAGCACCTGCTGGAGGCGCTGGCTGCGGATGAGGTGGGACAGGAGGGCGCGCTTGCGGTCCCGGTCCACGGGGTGGACGATCTGCTCCACCAGGTCGGTGGGGGCGTTGCGCCGGGCCACGTCGATGAAGACGGGGTTCTTCAGGAAGGCGCCGGCCAGGTCCCGGATCTCGTCGCTGAAGGTGGCGGAGAAGAGCAGGTTCTGGCGCTTGGTGGGCAGCAGGGCGAGGATCTTGCGGATATCGCGGATGAAGCCCATGTCCAGCATGCGGTCCGCTTCGTCCAGCACCAGGAAGTCCAGGTGGGAGAAGTTCAGGTTGTTCTGGCCGTAGTGGTCCAGGAGGCGCCCGGGGGTGGCCACCAGGATCTCCACGCCCGAGCGCAGGGCCTTCACCTGGGGGTTGATGTTCACGCCGCCGTAGACGCTGGTGGAGCGCAGGGGGAGGTGGCGGCCGTAGGTGCGCACGCTCTCCTCGATCTGCATGCACAGTTCCCGGGTGGGGGTGAGGATGAGGCAGCGGATGGGGTGGCGGGCCGGGGAGGCGCTGGAATTGGCGCTGGGGGCCAGCAGCTGCAGGATGGGCAGCACGAAGCCGGCGGTCTTTCCGGTGCCGGTCTGGGCGCCGGCCAGCAGGTCGCGGCCCTCGAGGATGGCGGGGATGGCCTGTTCCTGGACGGGGGTGGGGTGTTCGTAGCCTTCGTCGCGCACAGCGCGCAGCAGCTCCGGCATGAGGCCGAGATTCTCGAATGACATTGATGCTCCTGGTTGGGCCCTCCCGCGTTTTCGTGTGCGCGGGCCCCGGTCAGGGCAGGAATGGGATTTCGCAGCAGGAACCCGGCTCCGGCCGGGTGAAGGACGCAGACCGGAGCGCCTTCCAGAACGAATCGACAGAATAGCGAGAATTGGTCGCAAAATCCACGAAATTCGATAAGCAGCGCGGAATCAGGGGCATTTCCCCCTGCGATGGTTGTCACAAGCGGCTTGGCCCCGGGTGCGCCCCAGGGCATCTTGGAATGAACGATTTTTCGCGAGGCACACGATGGCTCACCAGGTGGTGGAATGCGTTCCCAATTTCTCCGAAGGGCGCGACCCGGCGAAGATCCGCCAGATCACGGACGCCATCGCGGCCGTGGCCGGGGTGAGCCTCCTGGACGTGGATCCCGGGGCCGACACCAACCGCACGGTGGTCACCTTCGTGGGGAGCCCCTCGGCGGTGGTGGAGGCCGCCTTCCAGGCGGTGAAGACCGCCGCCAGGGTGCTGGACATGGCCTCCCATTCCGGGGCCCACCCCCGCATGGGTGCCACGGATGTGTGCCCCTTCGTCCCCGTGGAGGGGGTGACCCTGGAGGACTGCGCCGCCCTGGCCCGGGCCCTGGGCGAGCGGGTGGGGCGGGAGCTGGAGCTGCCGGTGTACCTGTACGAGCACGCCGCGAGCCGTCCCGAGCGCCGGAACCTGGCGGTGGTGCGCAAGGGCGAGTACGAGGGCCTGGAGGAGAAGCTCAAGGATCCCCAGTGGGCCCCCGATTTCGGGCCGGCGCGCTTCGACGCCCGGGCCGGGGCCCTCATCACGGGCGCCCGGGAATTCCTGGTGGCCTACAACGTCACCCTCAACAGCCGCGACAAGAACCACGCCACGGACATCGCCTTCGAGCTGCGCGAGAAGGGCCGCGTGGCCCGCCGGGGCCAGAAGGACGCCTTCTACAGTTCCGGGGAGATCCTCTTCTACCGGGAGGGGTGTTTCCCCTGCGGCAACTGCGATCACGATTTCTCCACCTTCGAGGCGGTGGAGGCCCACTGCCGGGCCGACCACGGCTACGAGCTGCGCCACCTCCTCAAGCTCAACGACATCGACGCGTCCAAGGGGGTCGTGGGGAGGAAGGTGCACCGGGCGGGGCGCTTCACCCACTGCAAGGCCATCGGGTGGTACGTGGACCAGTACAAGCGCGCCCAGCTCTCCATCAATCTCACGGACTACAAGGTGACCAGCCCCGTGGACGTGCTGGAGGCCACCCGGCGCATGGCGGTGGAGCGGGGCCTGGTGGTCACGGGCAGCGAGATCGTGGGGCTGGTGCCCTTCCAGGCGCTGTACAAGGCCGGGCAGCACTACCTGGGGCTCCAGGGGAAGAGCCCCTTCATCCCCGTGGGCGACGTGCTGGAGAACGCGGTGTTCTCCATGGGGCTGGCCGACGTGTCGCCCTTCGACATCGAGAAGAAGGTCATCGGGCTCCCCCGGACGTACCCCAAGGGGCTCATGGCCATGACGGGCACGGCCTTCGTGGACGAGGTCTCCCGGGACACGCCGGCCCCCGGCGGCGGGTCCATCGCGGCCCTGGCGGGGGCCCTGGGCGCGGCCCTGGCTTCCATGGTGGCCAACCTCACCCAGGGGGGCGCGCCGGAACTGCGCCAGGCCGCGGAGAAGGCCCAGAAGGCCAAGGACGCCCTGGTGCTGGCGGTGGACGAGGACACCGACGCCTTCACGGCCTACATGGAGGCCCGCCGCCTTCCGGCGGGCACCCCCGCGGAGAAGGCCCTGCGGGAGCAGGCCATGCAGGACGGGCTTAAGCTGGCGGTGGAAGTGCCCCTGGGCACGGCCCGCACCTGTCTTGCCGCGATGGAGGCCGCCGAGGTGGCCATGCACCACGGGAACCCGGCTTCCATCACCGACACCATGGTGGGCTTCACCATCGCCTTCGCCGGGGTCCGGGGCGGCATCTGGAATGTGCTGATCAACCTGAAGGACATCAAGGACGGCGCCTACAACGGAGCCATGAAGGCCACCTGCGCGGCCCTGCTGGCCGAGGCCCAGGGGCTGCTGGACCGGGCCACGGCCCACGGGGACGCCAAGCTGGAGGCGATGCTCGAAAAGGCCGGGGCCTAGGAGCCGACCGCGAGACCTGGGCAGCTGATCCATTCCTGGTCGCGACGGGTGAGCAGGGATGGATCTGGGCTTGCGGATCCACGAAGCGCCGCCCCACCGCATCGCTGGCCCTGCGGGAACAGGGATGAAGCCGGATGAACAGGATGCAGGGGATGAAAGAAGGCAGCATCGGCGCCCGCCGGCACCGGTATGCCTCACGCGAAGCGACCTCATCCAGCCCTGGGAGCCGCGCACCGTCCAGGGCCCTCCAGGGGAGCCCTTCCGCCCCGGACCCCCATCCGCTCAGCGAAGCGAATGCGCGCAGCCCAGCCCCCGCGTCCCCGCCGCCATCTCCGTCATCGCCGGCTTGTCCGGCGATGACGAACCGGGGCGAAGGTCCGGGACACGTACGAATACGGAGCCCCCCCCCCTGGGTTCCAGGCTATTCGCCGATGATCTTGATGAGTACCCGCTTGTCGCGGCGGCCGTCGAATTCGCCGTAAAACACTTTTATGTACCAAATGATTGTCAACCGTGTGTGTGGGTGACTGATTCTATTTGGCTTAGCATGACAAAAACCGTCCTTTGGCTTGAATTATGTTAACCAACCATGGGTTTGGCGCCTTCGGGGCTGAGAGTTCTTAACAGGCAGTCGGGAGAATCATCATCCAGCAAGGATGGTTCTTCTCGTCTTCTTCCAGGGCTGGGGCAACTTCAATCAACCGGGAAATAAGACTTCATTGACCCTTCAGACCTTCTGGACTGCTCCATCGTCCAGGGAGTTCCTTTCGCGGAATATTTCAAGCATGCCCTTGCCAAGCGCGGAAGCAGAAAGATCCCCCCGACCTTTGGTGTCGAAAGGCGATAATGACCTGCTGGTTTCATCCGTCAATTGCCTGGGGGGCGCCTGGATCGGTCACGCATTAACATAGGTCTGGAGGTGACCCATGGCCTGGGGACATCGCACCGTGTATGTCCAGCAGCCCGCTAAGTCTCCCGAGACGCCCCAGGATCAATACCTGAGGATCCTGGAGGCCGCCCCCTTTTCTGAGCGAGCGGGTGCCATTGGTTATTTCCTCGGGGAGCATGAGGACAAGGCGCAGGCTATGCAATGCGCTCAACGCCTAGCGGCGGACCCGGAGGCCGCCCTGCGCTTCGCCGGGGCAGCAGCTCTGGTCCGCTTGCACCTAGGTGGTTCGCGTGAGGCGGAGAAGACCCTCTGGACGCTAATCAGAGACGAAAGCCCAAAGGTCAGGGCCAAGGTCGCCGACGGCCTGAAGTGGGATAACCTGCCAGAGACGGGTCGGCTGAAGCAGGCGCTGGCGGAAGACGCAGATCCGACGGTTCGCGCCCACGCCGCGATGGGCTTGTATTTGCTCGGCGATGAAGCTTCCCGTGCCTCCCTGCTAGC is a genomic window containing:
- a CDS encoding hybrid sensor histidine kinase/response regulator; translated protein: MTERKDAKPGSQVGGGLRDVMESLPNPVFYKDLAGVYVGCNRAMELFVGKGREEILGRTVRDLVPPEEARVLEARDEELLRTGGRQVFTADVRRQDGEVRHILFSKALWIGAEGEVAGSVCQCQDITDYQRLETAHRESEARLRALLDGLQEREAQFRALFLADNGIKLLLAPEGGWILDANPAAEAFLGYDLATLRTMNIAQLNGMAEPQLTEAMTRIVLVGGEKVQRTYRLASGETREVEVYAAPVEVKGKTYLWATLHDITEGVAAEAGLRTTEGRLASLAESVEAIVFRFGLDGACMYVNSHYGRITGLPEALVLNGKWAKVIHPEDRARILEGWKAARKLQQVHETEFRLLNAPGQELWVLGRTSPERDAGGKVVSFLTTCTDISRFRRAEEALRQASKQESLGLLAGSIANDFNNILQGVWTSLDLLESSAGDPARTAQALEWARGSLVKAKRITQFIQQYSGQGTSVPVPVDLGARVLEISADLATAGIRVEAAAAPGLPRVVLDPEQLAHGVKAMVVNAVEAMGDHPGTIRVLARRPGSFNAAQGVWILHPQPGEAVELVVENDGPAIPREELHRIFDPYFTTKEAGRGLGLSSVLGIARAHRAGLWVESTPGSGVRIRILWTVGGRVAVDLAPIQGGPGAILVVDDDPEVLRVVSRLLEEMTGRTVLVASGGEEAVEVFRGAGAGVSVVLMDANMPGMDGTTAFRMIRELRPDMPGLLFSGCDTEQGEELARTYGFSGFIKKPFDAEDLRRSFEALLPAGARGGGTASA
- a CDS encoding DEAD/DEAH box helicase, which translates into the protein MSFENLGLMPELLRAVRDEGYEHPTPVQEQAIPAILEGRDLLAGAQTGTGKTAGFVLPILQLLAPSANSSASPARHPIRCLILTPTRELCMQIEESVRTYGRHLPLRSTSVYGGVNINPQVKALRSGVEILVATPGRLLDHYGQNNLNFSHLDFLVLDEADRMLDMGFIRDIRKILALLPTKRQNLLFSATFSDEIRDLAGAFLKNPVFIDVARRNAPTDLVEQIVHPVDRDRKRALLSHLIRSQRLQQVLVFCRTKHGANRLSEQLETDGIASMAIHGNKSQPQRIKALEDFKAGRITVLVATDIAARGLDIDQLPHVVNYELPHVPEDYVHRIGRTGRAGTEGKALSLVCVDEARLLKDIEKLLKRDLPSEVVPGFVPDPTIKAEPIVQGRGGQRQGGPRPGGARRPGSGGGRPSASRARR
- the ftcD gene encoding glutamate formimidoyltransferase, which produces MAHQVVECVPNFSEGRDPAKIRQITDAIAAVAGVSLLDVDPGADTNRTVVTFVGSPSAVVEAAFQAVKTAARVLDMASHSGAHPRMGATDVCPFVPVEGVTLEDCAALARALGERVGRELELPVYLYEHAASRPERRNLAVVRKGEYEGLEEKLKDPQWAPDFGPARFDARAGALITGAREFLVAYNVTLNSRDKNHATDIAFELREKGRVARRGQKDAFYSSGEILFYREGCFPCGNCDHDFSTFEAVEAHCRADHGYELRHLLKLNDIDASKGVVGRKVHRAGRFTHCKAIGWYVDQYKRAQLSINLTDYKVTSPVDVLEATRRMAVERGLVVTGSEIVGLVPFQALYKAGQHYLGLQGKSPFIPVGDVLENAVFSMGLADVSPFDIEKKVIGLPRTYPKGLMAMTGTAFVDEVSRDTPAPGGGSIAALAGALGAALASMVANLTQGGAPELRQAAEKAQKAKDALVLAVDEDTDAFTAYMEARRLPAGTPAEKALREQAMQDGLKLAVEVPLGTARTCLAAMEAAEVAMHHGNPASITDTMVGFTIAFAGVRGGIWNVLINLKDIKDGAYNGAMKATCAALLAEAQGLLDRATAHGDAKLEAMLEKAGA